The Dehalococcoidia bacterium genome contains a region encoding:
- a CDS encoding aspartate kinase, with product MALVVQKYGGSSVANAERIKNVARRIASRRRQGDDVVAVVSAMGDTTDELIALAHQITDHPEPREMDVLLSTGETVSSALMVMALHDLGVDAISLSGAQAGMRTSAVHRNARILAMEPKRVQAEVARGRVVIVAGFQGVTEGEDIATIGRGGSDTTAVAFAAALNAACEIYTDVQGVYTADPRIEPNARKLKEITYEEMLELASKGAKVMAPRAVELGAVYGIPILVASSFEDTPGTMIQGGITMEEFKRVRGIAHDLDVAKITIQGVPDQPGIAAAVFEPLAANHLSVDVIVQNASTQGLTDLTFTVSRGDLAKAAPIVQKVAKEINAAGVTTDDHIGKVSIVGTGIQSAPGYASRMFRCLYEEGINIEMISTSEIRITCIVREDRVVDAVRALHRTFELDKAEPSEL from the coding sequence ATGGCCCTGGTCGTCCAGAAGTACGGCGGCTCGTCCGTCGCCAATGCTGAGCGCATAAAGAACGTCGCCCGGCGCATCGCCAGCCGCCGGCGCCAGGGTGACGACGTGGTCGCGGTCGTATCCGCCATGGGCGACACGACGGATGAGCTGATAGCGCTGGCGCACCAGATCACGGACCATCCTGAGCCGCGGGAGATGGACGTCCTGCTCTCGACGGGCGAGACCGTGTCCAGCGCCCTCATGGTGATGGCCCTGCACGACCTCGGTGTCGACGCGATCAGCCTTTCGGGCGCGCAGGCAGGCATGCGCACCTCTGCCGTGCACCGCAACGCCCGCATCCTGGCGATGGAGCCGAAACGCGTCCAGGCGGAGGTCGCCCGCGGGCGCGTGGTAATCGTCGCCGGGTTCCAGGGAGTCACCGAGGGGGAGGACATTGCGACGATAGGCCGAGGCGGGTCGGACACGACCGCGGTCGCCTTTGCCGCCGCCCTGAACGCGGCATGCGAGATCTATACCGACGTCCAGGGGGTCTACACGGCCGACCCGCGCATCGAGCCCAATGCCCGCAAGCTCAAGGAGATCACCTACGAGGAGATGCTGGAGCTGGCGAGCAAAGGCGCGAAGGTCATGGCGCCTCGGGCAGTAGAGCTGGGCGCGGTCTACGGCATCCCGATCCTCGTGGCCTCGAGCTTCGAGGACACCCCGGGGACGATGATCCAGGGAGGCATCACGATGGAGGAGTTCAAGCGCGTCAGGGGCATCGCCCACGACCTCGACGTCGCCAAGATCACGATTCAAGGTGTGCCGGACCAGCCCGGTATCGCTGCAGCAGTATTCGAGCCCCTGGCCGCCAACCACCTTTCCGTGGACGTCATCGTCCAGAACGCCAGCACGCAGGGCCTGACCGACCTCACGTTCACGGTCTCCAGGGGCGACCTTGCGAAGGCGGCGCCCATCGTCCAGAAGGTGGCGAAGGAAATCAACGCGGCCGGAGTGACCACCGACGACCACATCGGCAAGGTGAGCATCGTCGGCACCGGCATCCAGAGCGCGCCTGGCTATGCCTCGCGCATGTTCCGCTGTCTCTACGAAGAGGGCATCAATATCGAAATGATCTCAACCAGCGAGATCCGCATAACCTGCATCGTCCGCGAGGACCGCGTGGTGGACGCCGTAAGGGCGCTGCACCGCACCTTCGAGCTCGACAAGGCGGAGCCCAGCGAGCTTTAA
- a CDS encoding DNA-formamidopyrimidine glycosylase family protein, protein MPEVPDLEAIRGFLNRRIVGKKVQRVDVFIPIVVRIPRNDFVRLLTGDTFGEVQRHGKFLLFTFASGRVMVINPMLTGRFAYVDRKEKRRARTCFALAVDDEHELRYADERVMGRVYLVPLEELHTVPQFAEMGPDVLSPELTEEVFRERLRRHNGMIKGILVNHRFVAGIGNAYADEILWEARIHPYRKRTQLSDEDVGRLYAAVRAVFEWAIPIVARVFSESLDYTEWRDHLRVHRRGGQPCPRCGTRISEITAGQRITSFCRTCQPGP, encoded by the coding sequence ATGCCCGAAGTCCCTGACCTCGAGGCCATCCGCGGCTTTTTGAACCGGCGCATCGTTGGAAAGAAGGTTCAGCGGGTGGATGTCTTTATCCCTATCGTCGTCAGGATACCACGAAACGATTTCGTACGGCTGCTCACGGGTGACACCTTCGGCGAGGTGCAGCGCCACGGCAAGTTCCTGCTCTTCACCTTCGCTTCCGGCAGGGTCATGGTAATCAACCCCATGCTCACCGGCCGCTTCGCCTACGTCGACCGGAAGGAGAAGCGGCGCGCTCGGACTTGCTTCGCCCTCGCGGTCGACGACGAGCACGAGCTCCGCTATGCCGACGAGCGGGTCATGGGCAGAGTCTACCTCGTGCCGCTCGAGGAGCTTCACACGGTGCCCCAGTTCGCCGAGATGGGACCGGATGTGCTGTCGCCAGAGTTGACGGAAGAGGTGTTTCGGGAGCGGCTCCGCCGCCACAACGGGATGATCAAGGGCATTCTCGTGAACCACAGGTTCGTTGCCGGCATCGGCAACGCCTACGCGGACGAGATCCTGTGGGAGGCCCGCATCCACCCCTATCGCAAGCGCACGCAACTCTCGGACGAGGATGTCGGCCGCCTTTACGCAGCCGTGCGCGCGGTCTTCGAGTGGGCGATCCCGATCGTGGCCCGGGTGTTCTCGGAGTCCCTGGACTACACCGAGTGGCGTGACCACCTGCGCGTGCACCGCCGCGGCGGCCAGCCCTGCCCGCGCTGCGGCACCCGCATCAGCGAGATCACCGCCGGTCAGCGTATCACGAGCTTCTGCCGCACCTGCCAACCGGGGCCTTAG